The nucleotide sequence GCTCCTCTGCGTCCATCATAAGCACCTCCATTCACCCGCAATTCAAGCGAAGGCTTAGGAACAAGTGACACATTAAAAGGGCTTGTACCTAGGACATTACCTTGATTCAAAACTGTGAGTTGCACCTGCTTCCGATTGGGAACAACCGTAATTTTACCCTTCTGTCCACTCTTAATGACTTCAGCTCCATCTGCTCTAAAATCAGGAGCCCACAAAGCACCCAAAGCTGGACTCACAATACTTAGTTTGTTGGCACAGCCTAGGTATAAGGGAGGCATGGTACCTGTTTCAATTTGGTAATCTGGCTTAGCAACAAAGTACTCCTGCTCCAGACGGACTGTGGTATCACGTCCAGACGGAGTAGGGAAAGAAATGACACCCTGTAAAACACGGCGTACTAGTCCATCAGCGCCATAACCACCTCCCTGAGCGGTAAACTCGATAATCCCCTTGCCATTTTCTACTCGTACCGGAGCACCATTTAGGCTCATGCGGGGTGTAATACCTGAAGCCGAGGCAGCGATAAACATTTCACCCTTATATTTGGTACCTGCTACTACGACTTTAGACTCCGAGCTAATCATGGCCAGAATACGGTCAAACTTGATATCGGCGGCTCCTACCTTGCTAGCAAGATAGTTGAGCACTTCGCCCTCCATACGGCGGATATCCGTTTGCTTTTGGCTCAGAACGGCCAAGGCGGCCGCTACGGGCGTTTGATCAAAATTCAATTCCGCAAAGTCTTTGTTGCGTTGATCAGCCCGATTCTTTGAAATAGGGTCGTCTTTGGCATCCAAAGCCAAGGGTTGAAATTTCTCAGGGCTGTATTGATTGAGCTTCTGCGTAAAATCGTTGAGCGTTTGCTTCAAGGCATACGCTTTGCCATTTTTCTGCGATCCACTGCCAATCATCAATTCCGCCACTTTTTGTTCTTCCTGCGGGTTTTTGATGCTGCCGTCTTCTTTCAGGCCCGCACCGGCCTTCGTAATGATTTCCTGCTTAAGAGCGCTCAATTCGCTCACCATACTCGAGGTGAGAGCACGAACTTCGTCGGCTTGCTTCATCACGGCCACGTCAGCAGCTCGGTTACCCGATTTGTCCACTGCGGCCTTAATTTTCAATACAGTTTCTTGATTTATTTTATTGGCTGCCCCGGAAGATAATTCAAGTGAATTATTCAAAAGGATGAATTTTTCGATGATCGCCGAACTTACTTGCAGGGCAAGCATAGCGGTCAATACGAGGTACATCATCCCAATCATCTTCTGACGGGGTGTTTCTTTTCCACCTGCCATAGAATTTAGTGATCTATTATCTTGTGAAGATTAATTAGTTAGAGTTGGGTAAGTTTAGGCATTGCCCCGCATTGCGGTCAACATGCTGCCATATACACTATTGAGTGAAGAAATATTGTTGGTCAATTTTGACATTTCGGCTTTAAAAACCTGCGATTCTTTCGTAGCTTCCGACATATTGGCCATGGCCGTAGTTAGGTTACCATAGAATGCGTTCATCGCTTTCAGGTGCTTAGTAGTGTCCTGTAGCTCCATTTCATATACGGCATTGAGGGCACCCATGTTTTTGGTAATCTGCTGGAATTGCTCCCGGTACGACTGGGCATCCTTGGTAGCATCGGCCATTGAAGACATGGCTGTGATGGCCACTCCATACGACTTATTCATATCATTGATGGCATTGGAGGCATTTTTTACATTTTTGGCGTAGTCATTCGTGGCTACGGTAGCATCAGTCAGATCACCAATTTTGCTGACGCTTTCCGAAAGATTACGGAAACCTTTGCCCAAATTGTCGAAAATATCCGGCGTAATTTTGGCATTGGCTAGCATGGTGTCCATATTGGCGGTCAGACCATTAGCTTGCGGGCCAGTCGTGCGCAGCGAACCGAGGGGGCCATCATAGTCATCAGCCAATTCGGGGTATACTCTTTCCCAAGCGGGTTGCCTCTCTACGGGCTGCACGAAAGTTTGAAATGCATAAAGTAGAAATATTACTGCCTCGGTACCCAGTCCAATCGTGAGCATCGGTCCACCCCAGTCAAAGTGTTGAATCTTGCCTAGAGCGCCCAATATTACCACGGCGGCGCCAGCACTGTAAAAGGTAGGCAGGACTTTATCGAAGAAAGCGTTAGAGCCGTTATTCTTAGCCATAAAAATTCAGATTGTTAAAATTAATTGAAGGAAAGTGTAAAAGAAATGTTGTTTTGTGAGGTACTCGGGTAAAAAAGAAGCAGCGATGATGCCGCTGCTTCCTAAGTAATGCTTGTGGTTAGCGGCGTTTTCCGGTGGCTCCCCGGCGTCCGTCGAAGTTGTCCATCACGCACCGGAAACCAATAAAGGCACGACGCTGCGATTCAAGTTCGTAGGAACGGGTACCTGTCTGCAAGTAATAGGCCACATCTTTCCAGGAACCACCTTTAATTACCTTGCGGGGTTCAGTGGGGTCATCATTTTCAGGGTTCATATCCCACAGAATGGTGTTGGCATTGTCGGCGTAGGCATCCAGGGTCCATTCCGACACATTACCTGACATATTGTACAGACCATATTCGTTGGGGTTATACGCATTGGAAGGAGCCGTGTAAGGGTACCCATCCGCATCATAATTACCGCGCTGAGGCTTGAAGTTAGCCAGAAAGCAGCCTTTCCCATTCATCGTATAAGGGTTTCCCCAGGGATATTTAGCTCCCTGACGTCCGCCACGGGCGGCCCATTCCCACTCAGCTTCGGAAGGTAGCCGGAAATTAGGCGAGTGAAACATCCCCTCTTTCAGGCGGTAATCATTGTACAGGTTAGAACGCCACTCGGCAAAATACTTAGCCGCCGTCCAGCTTACACCCACCACAGGATAGGTATCGAACGAAGGGTGCATATAATAGTACTCCACCATGGGATCACCGTTCGAGTAGGCGAAGTCTTTCTTCCATACCGTAGTGTCGGGGTAGTACTTGGTCATGATTTCTTCCTCACCCAATACCGAGATTGAGTCCAGCAGAAGCGCCGTTACAAACTGGCGATACTCGTTGTTGGTAATTTCGGTATCATCCATGTAGAACGAGCTGATGGTCACGCGCTTGTTCATGTTCACCATCGTAGCCGCCAGATCCTCATCCGCCTGACCCATGACGAATGATCCCGAAGGAATCATCACCATACCGGCGGGTGTGGTTTGGCGGTACCCCTTGCGGGCAGTGGCCACCACTTCTCCATTGGCTACTCCAGTTTCCTCTTTTCCTCCCTTACCAAATTTTTCCTTGATGAAACCACAACTCTGCAGGAGCATGATTGCGGCCACAAAAAGCAAACCTTTGGAGCCATTTCGATAGAACATGTTAACATTCATGGTGGTTTACGCTATGTTATTTGATTGATATCCGTTTAAAAACGATAAGTGATTGTGGTCTAGTATATGCAAAAAAACCGATTAGGGCCGATAATTCAAATTTATATTCTCTCATTCCGTACCTAACGAAATCATGATCTATTTGGTATGAATGCGGATTTATTTCAAATAAATTCCCCAAAAGTACGGTTTGGTTTCCAAACACACCAACTACAACTACGTCAAATACCTAAGAATCGACGCTTAAAAGATGACATTTCTTTAAAAACGGAATCGTGGAGTCCGCACAATGGTTTTCTTGCCCAATTTCGGGGCGGGTAATCGGTAGGAAAGCAACACCTCGAACGAAGATGGAGTCTTCAGGCTGGTCGCGCCGGTCACGATATCGTAAGCTCCTGAAAGCCGCAACGATTGGTTCTGCAAAAGATTGATTCCGCCCATCAGAATAATTGCATCCTGTGCCCGGTAGGAAGCTCCGGCCCAATAACGCTGGTTGTAGGTCACCATTGCGCCTCCTTCGACTGAAAATGCAGATAGGTCGGACTTGCCCATCACAAAAGGCTGTACTTCGAAAAGGTACCCTACCTCCAGATTGACCCCACCATTGACGTAATACGTAGGGATAAGGGGGTTCGTGGCGTTGTCAGAGCCCAGAGTGTATTTCGATTTGAGCAGGTGATTCACTGAAACACCCACGTAGTAGCCCGTAGTTTCGTAACGAACACCAAGATTCACATCGGGGTGCATTTCGCCCACAACGCCCGTCCCAATCAGCGGGTCACCTGGCTCGTTGGGGCGCAATAGGTTATAATTAAGCGCCATACGATAAAGTCCTACGCTACCTCCCAAGGCCAGGGTACCATTGCTGAGGGCCAATCGATACGCCGCAGCCAATTGAAAACTCTGGTTGGTGAGCGCTCCGATCTTGTCGTTGTAGGCCGTAAAGCCCAAGCCCAGATTCTTAATGGGCACACTGGCCGAAAAAAACTGAGTGGTAGGTGCCCCGCCCTCATCAAAGGTACCCTGGTAGCCGGAGTATTGCGTCCGATGCATGAGTTGAAAGCGTGTGGCACCATCCGCTCCGGCAGCGGCCGGGTTAAAATAAAGCTGATTGAGCTGAAACTGGCTGAATTGGGTAGGCTGTTGGCCAAAAGCAAGGGTAGAGAACAGTAAGCCGCCCGCCGTCAGTAAAATAGTGGTATAAATGCTTCGTAACATACAGGCTGGTAATAGTCGTATTCAATAGAGAGTACAAACCTTATTCCGAAAAGTTTACAGGATAACGCATATTCAAGAAAAAAATTGAGAAAAACGACGAAGGCCGAAAAAAAATCGGCCTTCGGTTTGTCATTGAATATGGTTAGCTTTTCGTATGTACAGCTCCAGAGCACCGTTCATAGACGGGGCGTTGGGCAGGGGAGCCAAAATGTCCAGGAACAGACCGGCCTCTTCGACGGCCTTGGCGGTAGTGGACCCAAAGGCGGCAATACGGGTTTTGTTCTGCTTGAAGTCGGGGAAATTATCGTAAAGCGACTTGATGCCCGACGGACTGAAGAAGGCGATGATGTCATAGTATACATCTTCCAGATCCGACAGATCGGCCGAAACGGTCTGATACATCGTGGCTTCGGTAAAATGAAGATCTTCGGTATCGGCAAATTCGGGGATATCGTTCTTACGAACATCCGAGCAAGGATAGAGAAATTTCTCGTTCTTGTGCTTGCGGATCAGCTCGATCAGCTCCACGGCCGTCTTGGTACCGTTAAAGATTTTCCGTTTGCGGATGATGATGTACTTCTGCAGGTAATTGGCGGTCTGTTCGGAAATACAAAAGTACTTCATGTCAGCAGGTACCTCGATCCGACCTTCCTGGCAGATGCGGAAAAAGTGGTCAATGGCATTACGACTCGTAAAGATGATGGCAGTGTGGTCCAGAATGTTTACTTTTTGCTTCCGAAACTCCTTGAACGACACGCCATCTACTTTAATAAAGGGCCGGAAGTCAACTTTGATGTTGTATTTCCGAGCCAGCTCGAAATACGGGGAATTTTCATCGGCAGGTCGTGACTGGCTAACCAGGATACTTGTTACCTTATTGAGCCGATCCTGATCAAATTTGATGGTCTCACTCATGTAATCTTTCTATTGGGTTATGGCATGAAAAGCATCCTTAAGAACTAGTTGGCAAACTTAACGCCAACGATGAGGGGTATGATTTCAATGACGCAAAGGTACGAAAATAAATACAGATTTATAAACTGACCGGAGGAGTTGGTAAATATGTAAAGAAGCCCGAAACGCGCCAGGTAGTAGAAAATAGCTATGTATAATAGGTAGGGGCCAAGCTGCCGAAACCAGAGTGGATTCTGGAGTGATATCCCGAAAAAAACGATGATGCAGACTCCATAAAAGATATAGGAGAGTTGCAAAGCCCGGATGTAATGGCTGTTGACGATCCGATCGAGATTCAGTACGCCGCTGACTATTTCCATCATGATGAATTTCAGGAACAGCAGTCCTAAGAATAGAAACGTGAGTTTGGCTGAGTCTGTAAGGAAATCAGTTAAGGTAGTCCCATCAGATAAAAAACCGCTGGTAGCAAATAAATCGAATCCATAATGGGCCAGAAAAAGGATCAGGTACCCTATAGCCATACTCACAATCAGAGCGATCATGAACATGAAGCGCCCGTAGGGGCGGTTGAAACGATACAGGTCATTTCGCTCACTCCGATCGAAAAAATCGGCCGGAGTGATGAACCGGCGGAAGAGCGAGGGTGACCCGGCATAGGTAAAAAGAGTAAGTACCAAAAGCAACAGAATCAGCAGTACAGAAAAATCACCGAACGGAGAAGTACGCAGGGGCTTGATGTTGATGAAAGAAAGGGGGCTGGACTTCGCGGTAGTACCAGGGGTGGCCGTGGTTCTTTTGGCATGACCGATCAGAACGGTTTTGTCTTCTTTCCCGGCCGAACCGTACAGCGTGAGCAGAATTTCGTCTTTTTTATAAAGTTTACGCAGGCTGTCGACACTCAAAACAAGCCACTCATCGGGAGTGAGTTTTTTTTGCAAAGCCCCTTCCACGAACAGATAGTTTTCTTTTGAAGTCGAAATGAGCAGGTCGTAACGGCGGTTCTTCAAAAGATCAACCAGCAAGCTGACCGACAGATCGGTTTCGTTCAGAGCACTGGAATAGGGGATATAATTATTATACTGACTGCTGTACACCAGCCAATCGTTTGTGAAGTCGTACACCAGGTAATGGCTACCTTCGGGCCCCACCTCATTGGCCGCCCGGGCCGACGGAGCAAAGAAGCCCAAAAGGACTAAAAACATTAGGGTGATCGAGCGATGGTACCGTTTCATACTACCAAAAAAGGGCGGGGTTCCCCCAGCCCTTTTCGTTCTGCTATAATCGTTTCTATTTATTTCTTTCCCAGGGCAATCAGCATCGTTTCGCCAATCACCGCGGGTGATTCGGCCACGTGGATGCCACATTCACGCATAATACGCATTTTGGCCTCGGCCGTATCGTCGGCACCGCCAATGATGGCACCGGCGTGGCCCATCCGGCGGCCTTTGGGAGCGGTTTGACCGGCTATGAAGCCTACGACAGGTTTGATGTTACCGACTTGCTGCACATAGCGGGCTGCTTCGGCTTCCATGCTTCCCCCGATTTCGCCAATCATCACGATGGCTTCGGTTTCGGGATCGTTCATCAGGAGTTCTACGGCTTCCTTGGTAGTAGTACCAATGATAGGATCGCCCCCAATCCCGATTGCGGTAGTTTGGCCCAACCCCGAGCGGGTGAGCTGATCTACGGCTTCATACGTGAGCGTCCCGGATTTGGACACAATACCCACGGTACCTTTCTTGAAAATAAAACCGGGCATAATACCCACTTTGCACTCTTCGGCCGTAATCACTCCGGGGCAGTTGGGGCCGATCAGGCGGCAGTTTTTTCCTTTCAGATACTCTTTGGCCATCATCATGTCTTTGGTCGGGATACCCTCGGTAATACACACGATCACACCAATGCCTGCGTCGGCTGCTTCCATGATGGCGTCACTGGCAAAAGCCGGGGGAACAAATATAATGGACACGTCAGCACCAGTGGCCCGCACGGCCAGATCGACGGTGTTGAAAACAGGACGATCCAGGTGGCTCATGCCGCCTTTGCCAGGTGTAACTCCACCTACCACGGAAGTACCATACTCAATCATCTGCTGGGCGTGAAAAGACCCTTCGGAACCGGTGAATCCCTGTACAATGATTTTTGAATTCTTATTTACTAAAACGCTCATAGATAGTGCTGGAACGGGTACGCCCGCGCGATTTGGATTCTGGAGACTGGACTTTTATAACTATAAATACTGTATAAAGAAATCGATTCAGGTCAGGAAACGGTTGGATATACAGGAGGTGTTACTTTTTTCAGGACAGGTTCGAAAAGTACCATCCTACTTTTTCGGTAAAAGTAGGATGAAATGCCCTAGGTAGCAAATTGTGGTAAGAATTTGTAAATTGCCCTTCTGCTATTTCAAACCCACAGCCCTACGAATCCGCATGGTCCTGAACAGTCTGTCTGAACTGATTCTCAGTATCACGGCCTTTGCCGTCTTCCTTGTCTATTTCCAGAAACAACCCATATATAGTCGCCTGCTATGGGGAGTTTTTTTTATCACTCTGTCTGTCACTTCCCTGATGGCAGTACTGTGGTACGTGGGTTGGGAAGGGCTGTCGCCCGTGGTGGAGTCATTACGCCGACTCGATGCCACGTTGGGACCCCTGTGCATGATGGTAGGTACCTGGCTATTGATCAGTCATTCCGTGGCTACCCGCTTTACCTTTTGGGCAACCATCGGCACCGGCACAGGATTGTTCCTGGGGTTGGCCGCATACCGATTGAGTCCCCTGATTCAGGTCGTGCAGCCGCTGTGCATCGTCATTGCCCTGCTCATTGCGTGCTGGGGCTTGTTGCAAAAGCAGAAAAGTGCTTTGTGGGTGGTTTTTGCCATGACGATCTTGGCGTTGTCGAGTAAGCTGAGGTTGGAACTGAATCCCGCGGTAGCCTTTGGTCCGTACCACATCCTAGTGGCGGCTTCGACGTTTTGCTTGGGCAAAGCCGTCGAAGCCGAGTACAGAATTCTCTTTAAGTAAGGGGCAAAAGAACAGAGGAACAAAGGCACAAAGTTATTCTGGATTGTAGAGTAGGTACCGCAGTTGGCTGAATTTGCCTTCAACAATTCAACAATTCAACAATTCAACAATTCAACAATTCAACAATCTCTCTACACCTTTACCCGCTCCATTCTGGGGACAAAGAAGTGCATCACCACCCAGGCGATCAGGTAGGCCGAGCCACACATGATAAAGATGATGTTGTAGCCGCTGGTAATGTCGCCGCGAGCGGAAAAAGTATCTAAAATCTGCCCCACGATATACGGGAATAAAACACCACCCAGCGAGCCCGCCATGCCGCCGATACCTACAATGGAACTTACTGCCCGGCGTGGGAACATATCCGAAGCCGTGGTGAAAATATTGGCGCTCCATGCCTGGTGCGCCGCACAGGCCAGACTGATA is from Salmonirosea aquatica and encodes:
- a CDS encoding DUF4271 domain-containing protein, which codes for MFLVLLGFFAPSARAANEVGPEGSHYLVYDFTNDWLVYSSQYNNYIPYSSALNETDLSVSLLVDLLKNRRYDLLISTSKENYLFVEGALQKKLTPDEWLVLSVDSLRKLYKKDEILLTLYGSAGKEDKTVLIGHAKRTTATPGTTAKSSPLSFINIKPLRTSPFGDFSVLLILLLLVLTLFTYAGSPSLFRRFITPADFFDRSERNDLYRFNRPYGRFMFMIALIVSMAIGYLILFLAHYGFDLFATSGFLSDGTTLTDFLTDSAKLTFLFLGLLFLKFIMMEIVSGVLNLDRIVNSHYIRALQLSYIFYGVCIIVFFGISLQNPLWFRQLGPYLLYIAIFYYLARFGLLYIFTNSSGQFINLYLFSYLCVIEIIPLIVGVKFAN
- the sucD gene encoding succinate--CoA ligase subunit alpha, which produces MSVLVNKNSKIIVQGFTGSEGSFHAQQMIEYGTSVVGGVTPGKGGMSHLDRPVFNTVDLAVRATGADVSIIFVPPAFASDAIMEAADAGIGVIVCITEGIPTKDMMMAKEYLKGKNCRLIGPNCPGVITAEECKVGIMPGFIFKKGTVGIVSKSGTLTYEAVDQLTRSGLGQTTAIGIGGDPIIGTTTKEAVELLMNDPETEAIVMIGEIGGSMEAEAARYVQQVGNIKPVVGFIAGQTAPKGRRMGHAGAIIGGADDTAEAKMRIMRECGIHVAESPAVIGETMLIALGKK
- a CDS encoding uroporphyrinogen-III synthase, with amino-acid sequence MSETIKFDQDRLNKVTSILVSQSRPADENSPYFELARKYNIKVDFRPFIKVDGVSFKEFRKQKVNILDHTAIIFTSRNAIDHFFRICQEGRIEVPADMKYFCISEQTANYLQKYIIIRKRKIFNGTKTAVELIELIRKHKNEKFLYPCSDVRKNDIPEFADTEDLHFTEATMYQTVSADLSDLEDVYYDIIAFFSPSGIKSLYDNFPDFKQNKTRIAAFGSTTAKAVEEAGLFLDILAPLPNAPSMNGALELYIRKANHIQ
- a CDS encoding PorP/SprF family type IX secretion system membrane protein, producing MLRSIYTTILLTAGGLLFSTLAFGQQPTQFSQFQLNQLYFNPAAAGADGATRFQLMHRTQYSGYQGTFDEGGAPTTQFFSASVPIKNLGLGFTAYNDKIGALTNQSFQLAAAYRLALSNGTLALGGSVGLYRMALNYNLLRPNEPGDPLIGTGVVGEMHPDVNLGVRYETTGYYVGVSVNHLLKSKYTLGSDNATNPLIPTYYVNGGVNLEVGYLFEVQPFVMGKSDLSAFSVEGGAMVTYNQRYWAGASYRAQDAIILMGGINLLQNQSLRLSGAYDIVTGATSLKTPSSFEVLLSYRLPAPKLGKKTIVRTPRFRF
- the porK gene encoding type IX secretion system lipoprotein PorK/GldK yields the protein MNVNMFYRNGSKGLLFVAAIMLLQSCGFIKEKFGKGGKEETGVANGEVVATARKGYRQTTPAGMVMIPSGSFVMGQADEDLAATMVNMNKRVTISSFYMDDTEITNNEYRQFVTALLLDSISVLGEEEIMTKYYPDTTVWKKDFAYSNGDPMVEYYYMHPSFDTYPVVGVSWTAAKYFAEWRSNLYNDYRLKEGMFHSPNFRLPSEAEWEWAARGGRQGAKYPWGNPYTMNGKGCFLANFKPQRGNYDADGYPYTAPSNAYNPNEYGLYNMSGNVSEWTLDAYADNANTILWDMNPENDDPTEPRKVIKGGSWKDVAYYLQTGTRSYELESQRRAFIGFRCVMDNFDGRRGATGKRR
- the porM gene encoding type IX secretion system motor protein PorM/GldM codes for the protein MAGGKETPRQKMIGMMYLVLTAMLALQVSSAIIEKFILLNNSLELSSGAANKINQETVLKIKAAVDKSGNRAADVAVMKQADEVRALTSSMVSELSALKQEIITKAGAGLKEDGSIKNPQEEQKVAELMIGSGSQKNGKAYALKQTLNDFTQKLNQYSPEKFQPLALDAKDDPISKNRADQRNKDFAELNFDQTPVAAALAVLSQKQTDIRRMEGEVLNYLASKVGAADIKFDRILAMISSESKVVVAGTKYKGEMFIAASASGITPRMSLNGAPVRVENGKGIIEFTAQGGGYGADGLVRRVLQGVISFPTPSGRDTTVRLEQEYFVAKPDYQIETGTMPPLYLGCANKLSIVSPALGALWAPDFRADGAEVIKSGQKGKITVVPNRKQVQLTVLNQGNVLGTSPFNVSLVPKPSLELRVNGGAYDGRRGAAASSVRSIQVVAIPDESFKNFSPEDAQFRVSQIQVSLARGSRRIGNPVTLNGGGSVSALAANAEPGDRYVIEVLGVQRRNFKGETSNVEMGSQPMTVNLN
- the porL gene encoding type IX secretion system motor protein PorL/GldL translates to MAKNNGSNAFFDKVLPTFYSAGAAVVILGALGKIQHFDWGGPMLTIGLGTEAVIFLLYAFQTFVQPVERQPAWERVYPELADDYDGPLGSLRTTGPQANGLTANMDTMLANAKITPDIFDNLGKGFRNLSESVSKIGDLTDATVATNDYAKNVKNASNAINDMNKSYGVAITAMSSMADATKDAQSYREQFQQITKNMGALNAVYEMELQDTTKHLKAMNAFYGNLTTAMANMSEATKESQVFKAEMSKLTNNISSLNSVYGSMLTAMRGNA